ACTACTCGGATACGGTTGCACTCTCTCGGCGGCAATGGGTTGTGTGCAAGACAACTACATTGCGATTCAGTAGGAGATGCTTGGATGGAGGATCCCCTCATTCCTCTCTCGATTGTGAGAGGATGGGGGGATTCAATTTGTGTCCAACACTACCAGGCCCAGGGGTTAATGGGAACGCTATCAACAAAAAAGCTTGAGGCGATCGCCGGTCAGACCGCCCGTCTACAAAGGTTCTAAGTTGCCTGACCAGCACTATATTTTGGCGCTTCGCAATGACGACCCAACCAAAGATTATTGTTTTGGACGACGATCCGACGGGTTCTCAAACCGTTCACAGTTGCCTGTTGCTGACCTGTTGGGATCAGGAAACCCTGGAACTGGCCTTTGAAGATGCGGCACCGATCTTCTTTATCCTCACCAATACCCGTGCCCTGTCCCCCGAGAAAGCGGCGGCGGTGACGCGGCAGGTCTGTCACAACTTGAAATTAGCCATTGAGACCGTTGGCATTGACAATTTTTTGGTTGTCAGCCGCTCTGACTCAACCCTGAGGGGACATTACCCAATTGAAACCGATGCGATCGCCGCAGAATTGGGTGACTTTGATGCCCATTTTTTGGTTCCGGCGTTTTTTTGAAGGAGGACGCACCACCCGCGACAGCATCCACTACCTGCGGGTGAAGGGGGTGGATACGCCAGTTCACGAAACCGAGTTTGCCCAGGATTCTGTGTTTGCTTACCATCATAGCTACCTCCCCGATTATGTAGCTGAAAAAACCCACGGGCGGATTGCGGCCCAACAGGTTGAGCGGTTTTTGTTGGCGGATATTCGAGCCGGAAGCCTGGAGCGGCTCTTACGCCTGCACAACAACCAATGTGCCGTTGTCGATGGCGAGACCCAGGCAGATCTGAACCGCTTCGCTGCTGATGTGTTAGTGGCGGTCTCCCAGGGTAAGCGGTTTTTATTTCGGAGTGCCGCCAGTCTACTCACGGCCCTGGCTGGATTACCTCCCCAACCCATCCCCCCAGAGGCGATGGCCCAGTATGTCCGCGCTGGTAAGCCGGGGGTGGTGATTGTGGGTTCCCATGTGCAAAAAACGACGGAGCAACTGCAATGCTTGCTCCAGGCACCGGGAACCGTGGGCATTGAAGTTGAGGTGACCCGACTGTTGCCCGACCATGCCGATGCCTACCAAACCTTGCTGAGGGAGGTGGTGCAAGCTGTCCATAGGGTGCATGCTGCATCCCAGACTGCCGTTGTCTTCACCAGCCGTCAGGAACTCGCCTTTGCCGATGTCCCCACCCGTCTTAAGTTCGGGGAATTAGTTTCCAGCTTTCTGATGGATATTGTCCATCAGTTGCCCACCGACATTGGCTACTTAATTAGCAAGGGGGGCATTACCTCCAACGATACCCTCAGCAAAGGTCTGGGACTGAAAACCGCTCGTCTGCTGGGTCAGGTGATGGCAGGTTGTTCAATGGTGCGCACAGCGCCGGATCATCCCCAGTTTCCAGGGTTGCCCGTTGTCCTCTTCCCTGGCAATGTGGGGGACGTGGATGCTTTGGCGACGGTTTATCAACGTCTGAGTCAGTACCTTTAATGGCCCCAGGGGAGATGCTGCAAAATGGAACGGATTGGCTGGATTGGTCTGGGAATTATGGGGAAGCCAATGGCGCTGAACCTATTGCGGGCTGGCTATCCCTTGGTGGTTTATAACCGCAGTCGTCCCGCCATGGAGGAACTGAGAGCAGCGGGAGCCAAGTTGGCAGAGTCTCCCCACGCAATTGCCCAGCAAAGTGATGTGGTGATCACCCTTTTGCCTGACTCCCCCGATGTGTCAACGGTGATCTTAGGGCCAAGCGGGGCGATCGCGGGTACCCGCCCTGGGATGTTGGTGATTGATATGTCTACCATTGCACCTGGGACGGCACGCCAGATTGACGCAGCCTTAAAATCCCAAGAAGTCTCGTTTTTGGATGCTCCGGTGTCCGGTGGGGATATTGGTGCCCAGCAGGGAACGCTTTCGATTATGGTCGGGGGGGAGGAGGCAGCCGTTGAGCGAGCCCTGCCAATTTTGCAGGTGTTGGGTCAGAACATCGTCCACATGGGAGCCGCCGGTGCCGGACAGGTGACCAAAGCTTGTAACCAAATTGTTGTGGCATTAACCGTCCAGGCGATCGCAGAAGCCCTCACCTTCGCCCAGAAGTCTGGAGTCGATAGGGCGAAGGTGAGGGAGGCACTTCTGGGAGGCTTTGCCCAAAGTCGGGTTCTGGAGGTTCACGGTCAACGGATGCTGGAGGGATGCTTTCAGCCCGGATTCAAACTGAAGCTCCATCGCAAGGATATGAATATTGTTTTGGAGACCGGTCGAGACCTGCAAATTCCCTTACCGGGGAGTGCCCAAGTAGCAACTCTAATGGATGCCCTGTTGGCCCAAGGTCAGGGAGAGCTGGACAATTCCGTATTAGTCACCCTATACGAAGGCTTGGCTGGTCTCTCTGCATCCAGCAACCCAAGATAGGGGAGGCACCTGATAATAAATATTCCAGGGTTTTAGGGAACTATCCATGGACGTTGCCCCCCTAGCTCAGAAAAATTTTAGAAAAATCCGATGCAGA
This window of the Neosynechococcus sphagnicola sy1 genome carries:
- a CDS encoding 2-hydroxy-3-oxopropionate reductase; this translates as MERIGWIGLGIMGKPMALNLLRAGYPLVVYNRSRPAMEELRAAGAKLAESPHAIAQQSDVVITLLPDSPDVSTVILGPSGAIAGTRPGMLVIDMSTIAPGTARQIDAALKSQEVSFLDAPVSGGDIGAQQGTLSIMVGGEEAAVERALPILQVLGQNIVHMGAAGAGQVTKACNQIVVALTVQAIAEALTFAQKSGVDRAKVREALLGGFAQSRVLEVHGQRMLEGCFQPGFKLKLHRKDMNIVLETGRDLQIPLPGSAQVATLMDALLAQGQGELDNSVLVTLYEGLAGLSASSNPR